TGACGAACATTCCGTTCAGCGTGGACTGGAGCGCCCAGCGGTCCAGCGTCTCGCTGTAGTACAGGATGAACCGCTCCCAGCCGCCGACGCTCGTGGAGCGGGCCCGCAGCACGTTCTGCGCGCTGCCGGTGTAGTTCTTCTCCACCGCCACGTAGCGGTCGTTCGCCAGGGACTTCAGGGCGTAGGTCTCGGTGGCCTCGTCGTACTCGAAGGAGAAGCCCTCCCAGGAGCCGCCGAACTCGGCCGAACGGGCGCGCAGCACACCGGTGTTCGGGGCGGCGTAGTTCGCCTCGGTGGCCACGAACCGGCCGTTGCGCACGGACTGCATCGCCAGCAGCTCGGGCTCCGCGGCCGCGTCCGCGGCGAGCGGGGCCTTACGGGCGTTCGTCTCCTCGGTGATCCGCGCCAGGCCGGCGGCGTCCACCGCCTCCCAGCCGGCGGGCGCGGCGGCCGGCCGGTCGGCTCCCGGGGCCGCCCCGGCCGCGGGAGCGACCAGCGCGGAGGTCGCCAGCACGGCGCTCAGGGACAGAAGGACGGAGGTCATGCGTCTCACAGGATTTCCTCAGCTTTCGTCAAACGGATACCGGGGTGGCGGGGCAGAAGGCCCGCGACGGATTTACGGCCGCCTTCTCGGGGCTTTCGCGGCAGGACGGCAATGGCCGCTGTGCGCGCGATGAATCGCGATGAATTCAGCCCCCGGCGACGACATCCCCCGAATTTCTCCGCACCCCCCGAAACCGCGTTCGGCACCCCTCCCCAGGGCGCCTCGGCAGCCGCTGCGCCAACTCGGCGAAGCGAGATCAGCATAGTGAAGCGGACGTGTGTATCGGAACGGATCTGTCGATTCTTCGGCGGGAACCGTACGGAAAAGCTCTCAATTACGCATGACGCAGGTCCCCGTTAATACGGGTGCCACGCGCTGTTTCCGAATCAGCCACTTCGCGGCGAATGCACGCCGGGCGGGAACCCGGTGAACCCGGTGACCCGGACCGATTCCCGGGTTCGGGACCGCGCACCGCGTACGCCCGGCTCAGTACAGGGGTCTACTCCCGTCGCCGGACGACGGCCCGGCCGCCACGCGGCAGCGTGGGAGGGGTGAAACTCAGCCGTCCCGCACGCCGGGTCCTCGTCGTCGTCCATGCCGTCGCCTCCGCCGGCTGGCTCGGGCTCTCGCTCGGACTGCTGGCGCTCGGCGCGACCGCCACCACCACCACCGCGTCCGCGATGACCCTGGAGGCCGCTGTCCGTGGCATGAAACTCTTCGCCGACTGGCTCGTGCTGCCGCTCGCCCTCCTCACCCTGTCCAGCGGCGTGCTGCTGGCCCTGGGCACGCCGTGGGGGCTGGCCCGGCACCGGTGGGTGTACACGAAGTTCTGGCTGACGCTGGCCACGACGACCGCCACGGTGTTCGCGCTGCGCCCCGGGGTGAACGCGGCGGTGGCCGCGGTGGCGGCGGGCGGACCGCTGCCCGACGCCGGCGACGTGCTGTTCGGCCCGGCCGTCTCCCTGTCCGCGTACGTCTTCATGACGGCGGTCTCACTTCTCAAGCCCTGGGGGCCGACGCGGCGCGGTCGCGGGCCGCGCGCGCGGCCACGCCGGGCGCTCACGCGGGGCGGGACGCCGACATGACCTTCCACCGGCGCCGGGCTCCCACCGCTGCGCGGCCGACGGCCGGTTCGTAGCATGAGGTCATGACCGGCACAGTCCCCGACATGATGCGGGCGGCGTACATCGACTCCGTCGGCCCGCCGGACCGCATCCGCCACGGAGAGCTCCCCGTGCCGCCGACGGGGCCCACGGACGTGCTCGTGCGGGTCGAGTCCGTGGCCGTGAACCCCGTGGACACGTTCGTGCGTTCCGGCGCGTACACCACGCCGCTGCCGTTCCCCTTCGTCGTCGGCCGGGACCTGGTGGGCGAGGTCGTCCTGGCGGGGCCCGGCGCCGCGGGCTTCGCCCCCGGGCAGCGGGTCTGGTGCAACAGCCTGGGCCACGAGGGCCGGCAGGGCTCGTGCGCCCAGTACGCGACGGTCGCCGCCGAACGGCTCTACGCGGCGCCGCCCGACATCGCCGGGGAGGATCTCGTGGCGGCCGCGCACCCGGCGGCGTCGGCCCATCTCGCCCTGTTCCGGCACGGCCGGCTGAGGGCGGGGGAGACCGTCTACGTCGGAGGCGGCGCCGGGAACGTGGGCGGCGCCGCCGTGGCACTGGCGGCCCGGGCCGGGGCACGCGTGGTCGCCACGGCGCGCGCCGAGGACGCCGAGGCGGTCCTGGGGCTGGGCGCCGCCGAAGTCCTCGACCACCGGTCGCCCGACCTCGGCGAGAGGGTGCGCCGAGCCGCTCCCGACGGGTACGACGTGCACCTGGACACGTCCGGGCGCGGGGTGCTCGGCGACGCCGTGGACGTGCTGGCCCGAGGCGGCCGCCTGGTCGCGATGGTCGGACTGGGCCAGGGCGCCGCCACGCTGCCCCTCGGCCGCCTCTACACCAAGGACGCCGCCATCGTGGGCTTCGCCATCAGCAACGCCACGACGGCCGACCTCGCCGACGCGGCGCAGGGCGTCCTGCGCCTCCTGCGGGACACGCCCTGGCGTCCGCGCATCGCCGGCCGGCTGCCGCTGTCGGAGACGGCGGAGGCCCACCGCATGCTGGAGGCCGGCGAGGTCCGGGGCCGTCTGGTGCTCACCCTCTCCTGACGCCGTCTGGCGCTCACCCTCTCCTGACCCTCCTTCGGGCAGGACGCTCCTTCGGGCTTGACCCTCCTTCGGGCGAGATGGCCGGGTGGTCCGGCCCGGCGGGGGAGACCGCCGGCATGCCCGGGACGGATCCGCGGCCGACGGCGGGATCGACGCCCCCGAACAGGGGGACCCGGAGCTCCGCCGGGCCGTCCCGGGACGGTGGGCGGCCCGTGGCCGAGTGGTGGAACCCCGGTACCGGGTTCACGCTGTTGCACAGTCTAAGGAGCGCGCATGATGAGCAACGGGCACGGCCGGGAACCGGACGTCCTCGTGGTCGGGGGCGGTCTCGCCGGGCTGGCCTGCGCCTTCGACCTCAGCCGTGCCGGTCTGCACGTGACGGTCCACGAGGCCGCCGACGAGGTCGGCGGACGGATGCGCACGGACCGCCGGGACGGCTTCCTGCTGGACCGCGGCTTCCAGGTCTTCAACACCGCCTATCCGCAGGTACGGCGACGGCTGCCGCTGCGCAGACTGGGACTGCGGCCGTTCACCCCGGGGGTGCTGGCCCACACGCCGTCCGGCGTCGTACGTCTCACCGACCCGAGCCGCCGCCCGCGCGAGGCCGGCCGCCTGCTGCCGGGCAGGGCCCTGGGAGCCCGGGACCTCGCCGCCCTGACCGCACTCACCGCCCGGGACGTGGTGGCCCCCGCCGCTCTGCTGAAGCGCGGCCGGGACCGCACCACCGCCGAGGCCCTGGCCCGCTGCGGACTGTCCCGGGAGGCGGTGGACCACCTGCTGCGCCCCTTCCTGGCCGGCGTGTTCCTGGAGCCGGAACTGGAGACGTCGGCCCGCTTCTTCCACCTCGTGTGGCGCAGTACGGCCCGCGGCACCCTCTGCCTCCCGGCCCGCGGGATCGGCAGCGTGCCGAAGCTGCTGGCGGCCCGGCTGCCCGAGGGCGCCGTGCGGCTGGAGTCACCCGTACGGAGCATCACCGACCGGGGCGTCCTCCTCCAGGACGGCACCGAACGACCGGCCGGTGCCGTGGTCGTGGCCACCGACGCGGCCACGGCGGCCCGGCTGCTGCCGGGACTCGACGTACCGCCCGGCCGGACCGTCACCACCTACTACCACGCCACCGACCGCGCCCCGCTGTCCGAGCCGATCCTCGTGGTCGACAGCACGCTCGCCGTCCTGAACACCTGCGTGCTCACCGAGGTCAGCCCCACCTACGCGCCGCCCGGCACGGCCCTGGTGTCCACATCGGTCCTGGGCGCGGACGCGCCGGGGCGGGAGGACGGGGTCCGGCGGCGGCTGGCGCAGCTGTACGGCACGGACACGGCCGACTGGCGGTCGGTCGCCACGTACACCGTCGAGGGCGCGCTGCCGGTCATGCGGCCCCCCTGGCCGTTGAGCCGCACCACACGCCGGTCCGAGGGCCGGTACGTGTGCGGTGACCACCGGGCCACCGGATCGGTCCAGGGCGCCCTGGCCTCCGGGAGCCGGGCGGCGCGGGAGGTCCTGGCGGACCTGTGGGACCGGCCGCATCCGACGGGCGGACTTCCCGCGAACAGCGGGTGGGGCGGCTTGGCGCCGTGACCCGCCCTCCCGTCCCCGGCACGACCGCGCGGCGATCTCCGGGAACCACCCGGCGAGCGCGTCGACGGGAACCACCCGGCGAGCGCGTCGGCCGGAGCGACCGACGTACGAAGGAGCACCGACATGGCGAAGAACCGCGACAAGGGCGAGCACCTCAGGAAGGGCGACAAGGTCAGCTGGAGCACCCACGGCACCCGGACCGAGGGCGAGGTGGAGAAGAAGATCACCGAGCGGACCGAGGCCGCGGGCCGCACGGTGGACGCGTCCCCCGACGACCCGCAGTACGAGGTCCGCAGTGACAAGTCCGGGAAGTCCGCGGTGCACAAGCCGTCCTCGCTGAAGAAGAAGTGAGGCGGCCGTGGACGGTGAGGAGCGCAAGGAGACCTGGGACGGCTTCCGGGAGCTGGTGAACATGACGCCGGCCGAGCTGGAGAAGTGGCTGGAGTCCGACCGGTCGAGGGGCGCCGGACAGCACCAGGACGGAGGGGAGTCCACCGGTCACGCGTCCGGCCGTCGGATCGTGGAGATCCGGCGGACCAGGAAGGACGACCTCACGGACGACGACTACCGGCACATGCGCAAGGTCGTCGGCTACATCCGCCGGCACCTGGCCCAGCGCCCCTCGGGCGACGTCCAGGACACCAAGTGGCGGTACTCGCTCATGAACTGGGGCCACGACCCACTGGCGTGACAGCGCACCCAGATGCCTCGCCCGCACCCCACGCTGCCGGGCAGGGAGCAGGAACACCCACGGAAGGGAACCGGCGACACATGGAGGAACAGGACGCGCACCAGCGCCCTGACGGTCTCGACGACGACACGGTGGCGGCCCTCGGATCACTGTCCAAGGCCCTGGAGACGACCGAGCGTGCCCGCGGGCACCTGTTCTCCTTCCACCAGCTCACCGGCACGGCCGACCTCGAACTGGACCGCGCGGTCGAACTGCTGCGCAAGGCGGGCCACCCGGAGTGGGCGGAGCGGGTCGAGCGGGAGATCCTCGGCCGCAACGTCATCCCGGGCCACTGGACGTTCCAGATCGTCGAGGCCTACGACCGGACGTACTACCAGGCGTTCAAGGACCTGGAGCGCGAGGCGGTGGAGCGGCTCGCGGACGGCCGCGACCACCTGTTCGAAGCGGAGATGAAGGAGAGCCGCCGGACCCGGGGCCACCCGGACCACACGGCTCGCCCCGACAGCCCCGGCACCCGGCGGCCGAACGCCCCCTTCACCTGACGGCGCTGCCCCGGGCGGCCCGGCGGCGGACGCGCGGCCGCACGGGGCGGGCCTTCTATACGCTGATCACGTGTCGACAGCGAACCAGCGCGGACAGCACGCGCACGAACGGGTGACCGGGACCGGGCCCGAGGCGGGCGACCTGCAGGAGCTCGCCGCGCTGCTGCGGCGGATGAACGGCGAGATCAACCGCCTCGTGCACGGTTTCGCCGGCACCCACGGCCTGCACGCCACCGACGTGCAGGCGCTCGCGGCGATCCTGGACGCCCGGGAGCCCATGACGCCGGGGCGGCTGCGGGAGCACCTGGGGCTCACCTCGGGCGCGGTCACGGCGTGCGTGGACCGGCTCGAGCGCGCGGGGCACGTGCGCCGGGTCCGGGAGAGCAGCGACCGCCGTGTGGTCCACCTGCACTACGTCCCCGACGCCCGCTCGGCGGCCCGGACCTACTTCCGTCCGCTGGCCGAGGCGGCCGCGGCGACCTGTGCGCGCTTCGACGAGGGCGAGCTGGCGGTGGTGCTGCGCTTCCTGGCGGCGATGAACGAGGAGCTGGGTCTGGTGCGGTCGAACGAGCGCTGATCTCCCGCCGCCTGGTGCATCCGGGGGAGGGGCACGGGCAGTAGTAGGCGTGTCACGACGACCCCAAGTAATTCAATCATTGAGATTGTTTATGATCGAGTCACTTTCCCGTGCCTCCGGAGACCAGGAGACCTGAACACCGATGTCCATCCCCTCCCGACGTGCCCGCTGGCTCGTCCCCGTCGTCCTGCTCCTGGCCTGGCTCGGCATCGGCGGTGCGCTCGGACCGTACGCAGGGAAGCTCGGCGAGGTCGCCACCAACGACCAGGCCGCCTTCCTGCCCCGCAGCGCCGAGTCCACCCGGGTGATCGACGAGCAGAAGGCCTTCCAGCAGGACGAGACGCTGCCCGTGATCGTCGTGTGGACCGCGGACGGCGGCGGCGCCGTCACCGGCCACCGGGCCGAGGCCACCCGGTCGGTGGCGGGTCTGGAGGGGGAGCCCGGCGTCACCGGCCCCGTGACGCCCGCCCTGCCGTCCGGCGACGGCGAGGCGCTGCAAGCCGTCGTCCAGGTCGAGCCCGACCTCGGCGACCGCCTGCCCGACGTCCTGGAACGCATCCGCGCCGCCGCCGACCAGGTTCCCGGCACCCGGGCGCAACTGGCCGGTCCGGCGGCCTCCCAGGCCGACCTCTCCGACGCCTTCTCGGGCATCGACGGGCTGCTGCTCGGCGTCGCGCTGATCACGGTGCTGGTGATCCTGCTGCTCGTCTACCGCAGCGTCCTGCTGCCCCTGGTCATCATCCTCGGCGCCGTCTTCGCGCTGGGACTGGCCTGCGCCATCGTCTACGCGCTCGCCGACCGCGGTGTCGTACGCGTCGACGGGCAGGTCCAGGGCATCCTCTCCATCCTGGTCATCGGCGCCGCCACCGACTACGCGCTGTTGCTCACCGCCCGCTTCCGCGAGGAACTGGCCCGGCACCCGGACCGCTTCGGCGCGGTGCGAGCCGCCCTGCGCGCCTCCTGGGGAGCCGTCGTGGCCAGCGCGGGGACCGTCGCCCTGGGCCTGCTGGCGCTGCTGCTCAGTGACCTGACCAACAACCGGGCGCTCGGGCCCGTCGGTGCCATCGGCATCGTCTGCGCCGTGCTGAGCACCCTCACCTTCCTGCCCGCCGTCCTGGTCCTCCTCGGCCGGGCCGCCTACTGGCCCGCCAAGCCCGTGCGGACCGGCGACCCGGAGGCGGGGCACCGCCTGTGGCACCGCATCGCCGCCCTGGTCGACCGGGCGCCCCGCCGGGTCTGGGCCGTGTCGCTGGCCGCGCTGCTCGCCTGCGCCGCCTTCTCGCCGACCCTGACCTCCAAGGGCGTGCCGCTGGACGAGATCTTCGTGAACGACACGCCCTCGGTCGCCGCCCAGCAGACCCTGGCACGGCACTTCCCGGGCGGCTCCGGGAACCCCGCCGTGATCATCGCGGACGCCGGCCGGCTGGACCCCGTCCTCGACGCGGCCCGCGACACCCGCGGCGTCGCCTCCGCGGACGCGGTGACCGCCTCCGGCCGGCCCGGCGGCGGCGCCCCCAAGGTGGTCGACGGACGGGTGCGGATCGACGCGACGCTCCAGGCCCCGGCGGACAGCGACGCCGCCAAGGGCACGGTGGCCCGGCTCAGGTCCGCCGTCCACGACGTGCCCGGCGCCGACGCCCTCGTCGGCGGCTACACGGCCCAGCAGTACGACACCCAGCACACCGCCGAACACGACCGCACGCTGATCGTGCCGGTGGTCCTCGCCATCATCCTGGTCATCCTGATCGCCCTGCTGCGCTCCCTGCTGCTGCCGGTGCTGCTGGTGGCCACGGTGGCGCTGAACTTCCTCGCCACCCTGGGCGTCTCGGCACTCGTCTTCACCCACGTGTTCGGCTTCAGCGGCACCGACGCGTCCGTCCCGCTGTACGGCTTCGTGTTCCTGGTCGCCCTCGGCGTGGACTACAACATCTTCCTCATGTCCCGGGTGCGGCAGGAGTCGCTCCAGCACGGTGTGCGCGAGGGCATCCTGCGGGGGCTGACCGCCACCGGCGGTGTGATCACCTCGGCCGGTGTCGTCCTCGCCGCCACCTTCGCCGCGCTCGGGGTGATCCCGTTGGCCTTCCTCGTGCAGATCGCCTTCATCGTGGCCTTCGGCGTCCTGCTGGACACGCTGGTGGTGCGCTCGCTGCTGGTCCCGGCGCTCGCCCGGGACATCGGCGCCGTCGCGTGGTGGCCCGGGCGGCTTGGCCACAGGGAGCCGGAC
This region of Streptomyces ambofaciens ATCC 23877 genomic DNA includes:
- a CDS encoding MMPL family transporter produces the protein MSIPSRRARWLVPVVLLLAWLGIGGALGPYAGKLGEVATNDQAAFLPRSAESTRVIDEQKAFQQDETLPVIVVWTADGGGAVTGHRAEATRSVAGLEGEPGVTGPVTPALPSGDGEALQAVVQVEPDLGDRLPDVLERIRAAADQVPGTRAQLAGPAASQADLSDAFSGIDGLLLGVALITVLVILLLVYRSVLLPLVIILGAVFALGLACAIVYALADRGVVRVDGQVQGILSILVIGAATDYALLLTARFREELARHPDRFGAVRAALRASWGAVVASAGTVALGLLALLLSDLTNNRALGPVGAIGIVCAVLSTLTFLPAVLVLLGRAAYWPAKPVRTGDPEAGHRLWHRIAALVDRAPRRVWAVSLAALLACAAFSPTLTSKGVPLDEIFVNDTPSVAAQQTLARHFPGGSGNPAVIIADAGRLDPVLDAARDTRGVASADAVTASGRPGGGAPKVVDGRVRIDATLQAPADSDAAKGTVARLRSAVHDVPGADALVGGYTAQQYDTQHTAEHDRTLIVPVVLAIILVILIALLRSLLLPVLLVATVALNFLATLGVSALVFTHVFGFSGTDASVPLYGFVFLVALGVDYNIFLMSRVRQESLQHGVREGILRGLTATGGVITSAGVVLAATFAALGVIPLAFLVQIAFIVAFGVLLDTLVVRSLLVPALARDIGAVAWWPGRLGHREPDGAAGVPASRPADGD
- a CDS encoding MarR family winged helix-turn-helix transcriptional regulator, which gives rise to MSTANQRGQHAHERVTGTGPEAGDLQELAALLRRMNGEINRLVHGFAGTHGLHATDVQALAAILDAREPMTPGRLREHLGLTSGAVTACVDRLERAGHVRRVRESSDRRVVHLHYVPDARSAARTYFRPLAEAAAATCARFDEGELAVVLRFLAAMNEELGLVRSNER
- a CDS encoding fascin domain-containing protein, coding for MTSVLLSLSAVLATSALVAPAAGAAPGADRPAAAPAGWEAVDAAGLARITEETNARKAPLAADAAAEPELLAMQSVRNGRFVATEANYAAPNTGVLRARSAEFGGSWEGFSFEYDEATETYALKSLANDRYVAVEKNYTGSAQNVLRARSTSVGGWERFILYYSETLDRWALQSTLNGMFVTMENGYTGSLQYALRARSAEPTGSWEEFVLYDISA
- a CDS encoding DUF2945 domain-containing protein produces the protein MAKNRDKGEHLRKGDKVSWSTHGTRTEGEVEKKITERTEAAGRTVDASPDDPQYEVRSDKSGKSAVHKPSSLKKK
- a CDS encoding DUF3140 domain-containing protein, coding for MDGEERKETWDGFRELVNMTPAELEKWLESDRSRGAGQHQDGGESTGHASGRRIVEIRRTRKDDLTDDDYRHMRKVVGYIRRHLAQRPSGDVQDTKWRYSLMNWGHDPLA
- a CDS encoding DUF2269 domain-containing protein, with amino-acid sequence MKLSRPARRVLVVVHAVASAGWLGLSLGLLALGATATTTTASAMTLEAAVRGMKLFADWLVLPLALLTLSSGVLLALGTPWGLARHRWVYTKFWLTLATTTATVFALRPGVNAAVAAVAAGGPLPDAGDVLFGPAVSLSAYVFMTAVSLLKPWGPTRRGRGPRARPRRALTRGGTPT
- a CDS encoding NADPH:quinone reductase, which encodes MTGTVPDMMRAAYIDSVGPPDRIRHGELPVPPTGPTDVLVRVESVAVNPVDTFVRSGAYTTPLPFPFVVGRDLVGEVVLAGPGAAGFAPGQRVWCNSLGHEGRQGSCAQYATVAAERLYAAPPDIAGEDLVAAAHPAASAHLALFRHGRLRAGETVYVGGGAGNVGGAAVALAARAGARVVATARAEDAEAVLGLGAAEVLDHRSPDLGERVRRAAPDGYDVHLDTSGRGVLGDAVDVLARGGRLVAMVGLGQGAATLPLGRLYTKDAAIVGFAISNATTADLADAAQGVLRLLRDTPWRPRIAGRLPLSETAEAHRMLEAGEVRGRLVLTLS
- a CDS encoding NAD(P)/FAD-dependent oxidoreductase; translated protein: MSNGHGREPDVLVVGGGLAGLACAFDLSRAGLHVTVHEAADEVGGRMRTDRRDGFLLDRGFQVFNTAYPQVRRRLPLRRLGLRPFTPGVLAHTPSGVVRLTDPSRRPREAGRLLPGRALGARDLAALTALTARDVVAPAALLKRGRDRTTAEALARCGLSREAVDHLLRPFLAGVFLEPELETSARFFHLVWRSTARGTLCLPARGIGSVPKLLAARLPEGAVRLESPVRSITDRGVLLQDGTERPAGAVVVATDAATAARLLPGLDVPPGRTVTTYYHATDRAPLSEPILVVDSTLAVLNTCVLTEVSPTYAPPGTALVSTSVLGADAPGREDGVRRRLAQLYGTDTADWRSVATYTVEGALPVMRPPWPLSRTTRRSEGRYVCGDHRATGSVQGALASGSRAAREVLADLWDRPHPTGGLPANSGWGGLAP